A single genomic interval of Terriglobus albidus harbors:
- a CDS encoding IS481 family transposase has protein sequence MAWRKVEVEAQRLRFVEAAMIGERSFSSLCMEYEISRPTGYLWLKRYREHGAAGMQEASRRPLLSPRQSPAELEEQIVSLRRQHPDWGARKLRVLLGRSGVKVPSSTVHRVLRRHGLIHRLDSHPQATGSFCREAPNQLWQMDFKSPKGWNAHLGPLSVLDDHSRYALVLEQLSSGEGLVVQQRLDKAFSDCGLPEAMLMDHGQPWWNAQSPGGWTQLSVWLMRLGIRLYFSGVRHPQTQGKVERFHGALERARRRCGPMDTPPGQSWLDRFREEYNHVRPHEALDMETPADHWHPSQREYTEPRNPAYAPDAEVRELNSNGALWLDGRSWQVAGALAHQPVRLARIDQRILIFYGDTPIRELDLTGQGSTIVEPCPANSLNL, from the coding sequence ATGGCATGGAGGAAGGTGGAAGTGGAAGCGCAGCGATTGCGGTTTGTGGAGGCGGCGATGATTGGAGAGCGATCGTTTTCGTCTCTGTGTATGGAGTACGAGATTAGCCGTCCGACGGGTTATCTGTGGCTGAAGCGATACCGTGAGCATGGAGCGGCCGGCATGCAGGAAGCCAGCCGCAGGCCTCTGCTGAGTCCCCGTCAGAGCCCTGCCGAGTTGGAAGAGCAGATCGTGTCTTTACGGCGCCAGCATCCTGACTGGGGTGCACGTAAGCTTCGCGTTCTGCTCGGCCGATCTGGGGTGAAGGTGCCATCGTCGACCGTACATCGAGTGTTGCGTCGGCACGGTCTGATCCACCGGCTGGACAGCCATCCACAGGCCACTGGCAGCTTCTGTCGCGAGGCGCCTAATCAGCTCTGGCAGATGGATTTCAAAAGCCCTAAGGGATGGAACGCGCATCTTGGCCCCTTATCCGTGTTGGATGACCACAGCCGCTATGCCTTGGTGTTGGAGCAACTGTCCTCGGGTGAAGGTCTCGTCGTCCAACAGAGGCTGGATAAGGCGTTCTCTGACTGTGGGTTGCCCGAGGCCATGCTGATGGATCACGGCCAGCCCTGGTGGAACGCGCAGTCACCAGGAGGATGGACGCAGCTATCCGTGTGGCTGATGCGGCTGGGCATCCGGCTGTACTTCTCCGGAGTCCGCCACCCGCAGACCCAGGGTAAGGTGGAACGCTTCCACGGTGCCCTGGAGCGGGCACGGAGAAGGTGCGGGCCGATGGATACGCCGCCTGGCCAGTCATGGCTGGACCGCTTCCGGGAAGAGTACAACCATGTTCGTCCCCATGAAGCGCTGGACATGGAAACGCCAGCAGACCACTGGCACCCCAGCCAGCGAGAGTACACCGAACCACGTAACCCCGCGTATGCCCCGGATGCCGAAGTGCGCGAGCTCAACAGCAACGGAGCGCTCTGGCTGGACGGACGCAGCTGGCAGGTAGCCGGAGCCCTGGCTCATCAGCCTGTCCGTCTCGCTCGCATCGATCAACGCATCCTGATCTTCTACGGTGACACGCCCATCCGGGAACTCGACCTCACGGGGCAGGGTTCCACGATCGTGGAACCCTGCCCCGCAAACTCACTCAATCTGTAA
- a CDS encoding winged helix-turn-helix domain-containing protein, with translation MQGQDIALLLKLAMQRDPRMPSKDLADGLFISPSEVSKSLKRSAESGLLHMAKGEKRVNRSALLEFLSHGLRYVFPPAKGSLVRGVPTAVAAAPLNSRFVDNGDPPDVWPYAEGDVRGIAFSPLYKGAPQAALKDAGLYRVLALCDAIRGGRTRERNLAIELLGKELNA, from the coding sequence ATGCAAGGACAAGACATTGCGCTTCTCCTAAAACTCGCAATGCAGCGTGATCCACGCATGCCATCCAAAGATCTGGCGGATGGTCTCTTCATTTCGCCATCCGAGGTGTCGAAGTCTTTGAAGCGAAGTGCGGAGTCCGGCCTGCTACACATGGCCAAAGGCGAAAAACGGGTCAATCGGTCTGCCTTGTTGGAGTTCTTGTCCCACGGACTCAGGTATGTCTTCCCGCCGGCAAAGGGATCGCTTGTTCGTGGTGTCCCTACGGCAGTGGCTGCAGCTCCGTTGAACTCGCGTTTTGTAGATAACGGCGATCCACCCGATGTTTGGCCGTATGCCGAAGGAGATGTCCGAGGCATAGCATTTTCTCCCTTGTATAAGGGTGCGCCGCAAGCAGCGCTGAAAGATGCTGGGCTCTATCGGGTCCTTGCTCTCTGTGACGCAATCCGTGGTGGAAGAACGAGGGAACGGAATCTCGCCATTGAACTGCTCGGGAAAGAGCTCAATGCCTGA
- a CDS encoding LysR substrate-binding domain-containing protein, producing MSSLFGYTTRTMATRLTLDLDTLRTLTVANDLGSLALAAEQLGRTPSAVSLQMKRLQEELGAPVFRKRGRGLALTEEGVVALAYARRMLSLNDELLDTMQGANIDGHIRIGCTQDFAAVLPSALSHFALLYPRMQVELRIEGNAALADAVEASQIDLAVAIGHETRAAAETIGQLEIVWIAASTFALPQNHPLPLAALGPQCAFRRCAIEHLETATTPYRIAASSPSLDGLWAALLAGLGITARTGLRLPEGLVSAASLFGLPALGALPVTVHRNPQSTGIAVDRMKILLTEAVQAALASQTKTAKKHKQSSRVA from the coding sequence GTGTCGTCACTTTTCGGCTACACTACGCGCACGATGGCTACACGGCTTACGCTCGATCTCGACACGTTGCGCACACTCACCGTTGCGAATGATCTTGGCAGTCTGGCGCTGGCGGCGGAGCAGCTGGGGCGCACGCCCTCTGCGGTAAGCCTGCAGATGAAGCGGCTGCAGGAGGAGCTGGGAGCTCCGGTCTTTCGTAAGCGCGGGCGCGGCCTTGCCCTGACCGAAGAGGGAGTGGTGGCGCTCGCGTATGCCCGTCGCATGCTCTCGCTCAACGACGAGCTTCTGGACACGATGCAGGGCGCCAATATCGACGGACACATCCGCATCGGCTGCACCCAGGATTTTGCCGCAGTGCTGCCCTCCGCGCTGTCGCACTTTGCTCTGCTGTATCCGCGTATGCAGGTGGAGCTGCGCATCGAAGGCAATGCGGCACTGGCCGATGCTGTGGAGGCATCGCAGATCGATCTTGCGGTCGCAATCGGCCACGAGACACGCGCAGCCGCCGAGACCATCGGCCAGCTTGAGATCGTCTGGATTGCGGCTTCCACCTTTGCTCTTCCGCAGAATCATCCTCTGCCGCTGGCAGCCCTGGGGCCGCAGTGTGCCTTTCGCCGGTGCGCGATCGAACATCTGGAGACGGCCACAACACCGTATCGCATCGCCGCCAGCAGTCCCAGTCTCGACGGCCTGTGGGCCGCGCTGCTTGCGGGTCTGGGCATCACGGCGAGGACTGGATTGCGGCTTCCCGAGGGCCTGGTCTCAGCAGCGTCGCTCTTTGGCTTACCCGCGCTCGGCGCGTTGCCGGTTACAGTTCATCGCAATCCGCAGTCCACAGGTATCGCGGTCGATCGCATGAAGATCCTGCTGACAGAAGCCGTGCAGGCAGCGCTGGCCTCGCAGACGAAGACCGCGAAGAAGCATAAGCAGAGCTCACGTGTCGCTTGA
- a CDS encoding lipocalin-like domain-containing protein, which yields MKRYLLLLTALLLAPLSGIAQTSSIVGTWALTAADKLMPDGTRVSDYGPNPHGLVIFTADGHYAVQIYRGDRVKFASGDRLKGTPEEYRAVAIEMSVHFGTYTVDAAKHTISFHIDRASVPNQDDTTAVRAYELQEDVLSWKVAARPDGSIPITVLKRVK from the coding sequence ATGAAACGGTATTTGCTTCTGCTCACTGCGCTTCTGCTTGCCCCGCTCTCCGGCATCGCACAGACATCTTCCATCGTCGGCACATGGGCTCTTACTGCCGCAGATAAGCTGATGCCGGATGGCACAAGAGTCTCCGATTACGGGCCAAATCCTCACGGCCTGGTGATCTTTACCGCCGATGGACATTACGCGGTACAGATCTATCGTGGAGACCGTGTGAAGTTTGCCTCGGGCGACAGGCTTAAGGGAACGCCGGAGGAGTATCGTGCGGTTGCGATCGAGATGAGTGTTCACTTCGGGACCTATACCGTCGATGCTGCCAAACACACCATCAGCTTCCACATCGATCGCGCTTCGGTTCCGAATCAGGATGACACCACCGCGGTGCGGGCTTATGAGCTTCAGGAAGATGTTCTCTCGTGGAAGGTCGCGGCTAGACCGGATGGATCGATTCCGATTACGGTGTTGAAGCGGGTGAAGTAG
- a CDS encoding PadR family transcriptional regulator — MLGEFEYLIITAAAGLGERAYGATIREEVEASGRSCSIGALYTTIDRLETKGLLKTWMSDATPERGGRAKRMVSITPSGLSAAKEFYETVMRISRGASWVANQSRSVL; from the coding sequence ATGCTTGGAGAGTTTGAGTACCTGATCATTACGGCGGCAGCGGGGCTTGGCGAACGGGCGTATGGCGCCACCATCCGCGAAGAGGTTGAGGCCAGTGGCCGAAGCTGTTCGATCGGCGCGCTGTATACCACCATCGACCGGCTGGAGACGAAAGGTCTGCTGAAGACCTGGATGAGCGATGCCACGCCCGAACGCGGTGGCCGCGCCAAGCGCATGGTAAGCATTACGCCCAGCGGTTTGAGCGCGGCGAAAGAGTTCTATGAGACAGTGATGCGCATCAGCCGCGGAGCCTCATGGGTGGCAAACCAGAGCAGGAGTGTTCTATGA
- a CDS encoding tetratricopeptide repeat protein — MSTARVAPCVLKQRLAMIWLIVTALSPVFFDSAIVYARPAMQASPGAEHTAKPIQATTQQMYRKLIQESEQRNDPPARQGYLWAVLAASYHDIGNIAESQRAYEHALPLLAQSPQSRGNYATALDNLGSIYLELGNIADAEKVRTQAFHLREEIGNPIDLARGHEHLAEVLLARHRFKEAEQHARAAYDTLSAKPEPDDMDAPTAEHPQYTQRRGNTMLAALITLVFAECNQSELQECLQAAKQADQIATQEFASGSLEQAHAAMALGFAQWKTGDVSTADQTLRSGMAMMKARLGEGHPLVLDSMYEYREFLQAQHRKADLSSLDHQIKDVKEHRPATACANCTISVFALR; from the coding sequence ATGTCGACTGCTCGCGTAGCCCCGTGCGTCTTAAAGCAACGCCTGGCGATGATCTGGCTCATCGTTACGGCACTTTCCCCGGTCTTCTTTGATAGCGCTATCGTGTACGCACGTCCTGCGATGCAAGCGAGCCCCGGCGCTGAACATACCGCAAAACCTATCCAAGCAACGACACAGCAGATGTATCGCAAGCTGATTCAGGAGTCTGAACAACGGAACGATCCGCCTGCGCGGCAGGGTTATCTGTGGGCCGTGCTGGCCGCGTCGTATCACGACATCGGCAACATAGCTGAGTCACAGCGAGCCTATGAACATGCATTGCCCTTGCTGGCGCAGTCGCCGCAGTCACGCGGCAACTATGCGACGGCGCTCGATAATCTTGGAAGTATTTATCTCGAGCTCGGCAACATTGCCGATGCGGAGAAGGTAAGGACACAGGCCTTCCATCTTCGCGAAGAGATCGGCAATCCCATCGATCTTGCCCGTGGTCACGAGCATCTCGCCGAGGTGCTGCTGGCGCGGCATCGCTTCAAAGAAGCCGAGCAGCACGCCCGCGCAGCCTACGACACGCTCTCTGCCAAACCGGAGCCCGACGATATGGACGCTCCAACGGCGGAACATCCGCAGTACACGCAGAGGCGCGGCAACACCATGCTCGCCGCACTGATCACGCTGGTCTTTGCCGAATGCAACCAATCGGAGCTGCAGGAGTGTCTGCAGGCAGCAAAGCAGGCCGATCAGATCGCGACGCAGGAGTTCGCTTCCGGATCGCTGGAGCAGGCACATGCCGCCATGGCGCTGGGCTTTGCGCAGTGGAAGACGGGGGATGTCTCCACTGCGGATCAGACATTGCGCAGCGGCATGGCCATGATGAAAGCCAGGTTGGGCGAAGGGCATCCCCTGGTGCTTGATTCGATGTATGAATACCGGGAGTTCCTGCAGGCGCAGCACCGCAAGGCGGATCTTTCGTCGCTCGATCATCAGATCAAGGATGTGAAAGAACATCGTCCGGCGACAGCGTGTGCGAATTGCACGATTAGCGTGTTTGCGTTGCGGTAG
- a CDS encoding RNA polymerase sigma factor — protein MDSLPLQDGIQNGLAEELSPAAPVERAGISPGNLRELWTQAQAAAYDLSEVEFALALAAAGGKYNFGLPAQQASTPSQRLAFYRNLHLKELALAHACALGRDAAWQVFVSQYQAALKQTAIRITGSASLGEDLAGALYSELFGLTERDGVRRSPLASYTGRGSLMGWLQATLAQRHVDHHRRTHRETPLEDNDFAAAPVSPVAATHEIERLKDAIGNTFNALPAEDRLLLVSYFLDGRTLLELARLLRVHEATMSRRLKRLTQDLRKRLLKDLQAHGMSRAAAEEALGTDPRDIDINLRSLLQASPPSPFSQQAGTR, from the coding sequence GTGGATTCTCTGCCGTTACAGGACGGGATACAGAACGGGCTTGCGGAAGAGCTCTCTCCTGCTGCACCGGTGGAGCGTGCAGGTATCTCGCCCGGGAATCTGAGGGAGTTGTGGACACAGGCGCAAGCTGCGGCCTATGACCTATCCGAAGTGGAGTTTGCCCTTGCTCTTGCCGCTGCCGGTGGGAAGTACAACTTTGGACTTCCGGCACAGCAGGCCTCCACACCCAGCCAGCGGCTGGCGTTTTACCGGAACCTGCACCTGAAAGAGCTGGCTTTGGCGCATGCCTGCGCGCTGGGCCGCGATGCGGCGTGGCAGGTATTTGTCTCCCAGTACCAGGCGGCTCTCAAACAAACCGCGATCAGAATCACCGGGTCTGCTTCCCTGGGAGAAGATCTTGCGGGCGCGCTTTACTCCGAGCTCTTCGGACTGACGGAGCGTGATGGTGTGCGCCGATCTCCGCTGGCGAGCTATACAGGTCGCGGATCGCTGATGGGCTGGCTGCAGGCCACGCTGGCGCAGCGGCATGTGGATCATCACCGCCGCACCCATCGTGAGACTCCGCTTGAAGACAATGATTTCGCCGCGGCACCAGTCTCTCCTGTTGCTGCAACACATGAGATCGAGCGGCTGAAGGACGCCATCGGCAATACCTTCAATGCCTTGCCGGCAGAGGATCGCCTGCTGCTCGTATCTTATTTTCTGGATGGACGTACGCTGCTGGAACTGGCGCGGCTTCTTCGCGTGCATGAGGCCACGATGAGCCGGCGGCTGAAGCGGCTGACGCAGGATCTGCGAAAGAGGCTGCTCAAAGATTTGCAGGCGCATGGCATGAGCCGTGCAGCCGCGGAGGAGGCGCTGGGAACCGATCCGCGGGACATCGACATCAATCTGCGAAGTCTGCTGCAAGCTTCGCCACCTTCTCCGTTCTCTCAACAGGCAGGAACCAGATGA
- a CDS encoding carboxypeptidase regulatory-like domain-containing protein, which translates to MNEPLQPGHHLDADQLAAFVEGALTPQERQESLTHMAVCEQCRSIAFLMQEPQTAIKPATEPAPVAAPQLPFWRRFTPLVYASGLGVFATVLIVFAWMHQRSVPPPKADIAHIAPAPVPEATPRTTPEATPAKPVIKENAKRVSPQPAIVRRSPVAAPVTASAVMSKTAASDAVAVATQNRTARLVTLAPGATITSPLESRQLHDLPLNGRAASQYAAAPAAKSVSPALLFPPPNGELALRIEHGQSVPGSQAKVTGVVLDLSGATIPGATITLRQPNTPLRQTKTDNTGNFTLASLPAGKYNLEIAAPGFQTVNQSLDLLANDVALLTSQVPVGSTTESVDVTPEAAVLMTQSASVASIPVETKLPYDAQIAERVQRDKRILVLGSGGKIYLSTNNGKRWKTIKPLWDGKASRIEAAEHGPGFSLTTEAGTVWSSDDGQHWRKR; encoded by the coding sequence ATGAACGAGCCTCTCCAACCCGGACACCACCTCGACGCGGACCAGCTTGCCGCATTCGTGGAGGGCGCGCTCACTCCGCAGGAGCGCCAGGAGAGCCTCACCCACATGGCCGTGTGCGAGCAGTGCCGCAGCATCGCTTTCCTGATGCAGGAGCCCCAGACCGCGATCAAGCCGGCAACCGAGCCCGCACCTGTTGCGGCTCCGCAACTTCCCTTCTGGCGGCGGTTTACGCCGCTGGTCTATGCAAGCGGGTTGGGTGTCTTCGCCACGGTGTTGATCGTCTTTGCCTGGATGCATCAACGCTCCGTACCACCGCCGAAGGCCGACATTGCTCATATCGCTCCTGCTCCTGTGCCGGAAGCGACGCCTCGTACGACACCTGAAGCGACTCCTGCGAAGCCAGTCATTAAGGAGAACGCGAAGAGGGTATCACCGCAACCGGCAATCGTACGTCGGAGTCCGGTGGCGGCCCCGGTTACAGCATCGGCAGTGATGTCGAAGACGGCGGCCTCGGATGCGGTTGCAGTCGCTACGCAAAACCGGACCGCGCGTCTGGTTACGCTTGCCCCTGGGGCGACGATCACATCCCCACTGGAGAGCCGCCAGCTGCATGATCTTCCGCTGAATGGCCGCGCTGCCTCTCAATATGCAGCGGCCCCTGCGGCAAAGTCCGTGTCTCCGGCGCTTTTGTTCCCGCCTCCGAATGGAGAACTCGCGCTGCGCATCGAGCATGGGCAGTCTGTACCGGGGTCGCAGGCAAAGGTGACCGGCGTTGTGCTCGATCTCAGCGGAGCCACGATCCCAGGAGCTACTATCACTCTGCGTCAACCTAACACGCCGCTGCGTCAGACAAAGACAGATAACACCGGCAACTTCACCCTTGCCTCGCTTCCCGCGGGGAAGTACAACCTGGAGATTGCAGCGCCGGGATTCCAGACCGTGAACCAATCGCTGGACCTGCTGGCGAATGATGTTGCGCTGCTCACCTCGCAGGTTCCGGTCGGATCCACCACGGAGTCGGTCGATGTTACGCCCGAAGCGGCCGTGCTAATGACGCAATCTGCTTCGGTCGCTTCCATCCCGGTCGAGACGAAGCTGCCTTACGATGCACAGATAGCGGAGAGGGTTCAACGGGACAAACGGATACTCGTGCTCGGCTCCGGCGGGAAGATCTATCTCAGCACCAACAACGGCAAACGCTGGAAGACGATCAAACCGCTGTGGGATGGGAAGGCCTCACGGATCGAAGCGGCAGAACATGGGCCTGGATTCTCTCTCACCACTGAAGCAGGCACGGTCTGGTCCAGCGATGACGGGCAGCACTGGCGGAAACGATAG